A region of the Oncorhynchus clarkii lewisi isolate Uvic-CL-2024 chromosome 4, UVic_Ocla_1.0, whole genome shotgun sequence genome:
GTAGCCCgtccctgtgaagagacatgtgaatatttataatgctatttctgacttacccgtcatgttgtggagtcagtatCTGCATGGCTTTTTTTGTCGTcggagcgccgtactcagattattgcatggtttgctttttccgtaaagtattttttttaaatctgacccagcggttgcattaaggagaagtatatctctaattccatgtataacacttgtattttcatcaacattgaTGATGAtttgtatctatatttctgctttttgtgactcctctctctggttggaaaatggctgtatgctttctgtgactaggtgctgaccaaacatatgttgtgttttcgccgaaaagcctttttgaaaatcggacactgtggttggattaacgagaagtttatctttaaaatggtgtcaaatacttgtatgtttgatcaatttgaattatgagatttctgtttgaatttggcgccctgcaatttcactggctgttagcGAGGGGTTCCGCCATACCCAGACAGGTTaatgtggctgctttgcatgatgcaTTGTCGTCTCTAccgtcttgccctttgtgctgctcTGGGCCCAATAACCtatgtaccatgttttgtgctgttcTGGGCCCAATAACCtatgtaccatgttttgtgctgttcTGGGCCCAATAACCtatgtaccatgttttgtgctgttcTGGGCCCAATAACCTATGTACCATGTTTGGTGCTGCTACCATGATGTATTGTCGTCTCTAccgtcttgccctttgtgctgctcTGGGCCCAATAACCTATGTACCATGTTTGGTGCTGCTACCATGATGTATTGTCGTCTCTAccgtcttgccctttgtgctgttctGGGCCCAATAACCTATGTACCATGTTTGGTGCTGCTACCATGATGCATTGTCGTCTCTAccgtcttgccctttgtgctgttctgtgcccAATAACCtatgtaccatgttttgtgctgttcTGGGCCCAATAACCtatgtaccatgttttgtgctgctaccatgctgtgttgtcttaggtctcgctttatgtagtgttgtcgctcttgtcatgatgtgtgctTTGCCCTAAATGtataatcccagcccccgtccctgcaggaggccttttggtaggccgtcattgtaaataagaatttgctcttaactgacttgcctagttaaataaaaaaataaaaaatgttgccGATTTATGAAGGTTCTCTGAGGAGCCAGATTACTGTAGGGTGTGCGAGGTATTTAAAAAGGGCTGATGGACCTACaaaccttgtttgtttgtttgtgtgtcagaaCCAAGATTATTTGGAGTAGTCCAACCGGAGTCAGTTTTGTTTTTAACGAAAACGGCTCGTCTCTAACCTAAACGGTTCAACctgaccagtctctctctctctctccaatggtAATATAATACTAACCTGGAATTGAATGATGAGCTGCCCTCTGTCGTAAGGGTCTTTGTGGATGGGCATGCCTTCATTATGGACACACCTCACATCGTTGGCCTTCACTACTTTACCTGGAAACAGAAAGATCACACGATCTTGgataaatttaccacaggtggactccaatccagttgtagaaacatctcaaggatgatcaatggaaacaggaagcaccggagctcaattttgagtctgaaTATTTattgaaagggtctgaatacaattttctttctttctaaaaaccggttttgctttgtcattaagtgGTATTGTGatgcattatggggtattgtgatgtcattaagtgGTATTGGATTGATGACGGGAAAAaatgattgaatccattttagaataaggctgtaccgttacaaaatgtacatttaaatCCAAGGGGGAGTGAATCCTTATAACAGCCACATTACCTGGTGAAGAGGTGATGATGAGCATCCTGCCATCTAGCGTACGGATGGTCTTCTTGAAGCCACAGAGGGCCTCAACCAGTTTGATGTTCATCTTCATGTGCAGGTCGTCCTCCTGCCTCTGGTACACTGGGTGGTCCTGCTGGTCCAGCACGATCACCACGTCACCTGGTTCCAGACCAGGCTCCTGGTCGCCCTCCCCGTGGAATGGTATCTTCTGACCCCccttcatacctacaggacaCAGTAAATGTGTCTTGGTTAGTTCATACCTACAGGACACAGTAAATGTGTCTTGGCTAGTTCATACCTACAGGACACAGTAAATGTGTCTTGGTTAGTTCATACCTACAGGACACAGTAAATGTGTCTTGGTTAGTTCATACCTACAGGACACAGTAAATGTGTCTTGGTTAGTTCACTGGCATCTGTTCCTTTCTAACATGATGGCTGCCTACAGCTGACGGGAGTTTTAGACACCAGAGGGCGCCCTTGCTATTATTTACAGCAAGTCGATACTTCTGATATTCAAGCTCTAGGGAATTTAGGGAAATCCATTTCCCCTTTGGGGGTTTTATATCTTCTTAGTATTGTACAGTAAATTACTTATTTTAAACATCCCAACAAGGGAAGAGGACCTCAAACAAACCTTTGTCAATGTGAACCTCTAGAATCTTCTTCTTGCGTTCTACTTTGTGTCCGTTGCAGGTCTTGCATCGGTCTTTAGAGTTGAAGCGTTCGCCCTCTCCCTGGCACTCTGCACACATGGTCTGGATCTGCTGGATCATTCCTGGCCCGATCTGCTGCACCTTGATCTCCACTCCTCTGCCTTTACATGAACCACACGTCTGCAAGGCGCCCTTCTTACCACCGTACCCTGCAGTAAAGACAACCAGAGTTAGAATAATGGACTTCTGACCTAGGATCAGGTATCCCCTCTTAGTCATTATGATTGCAAAggtaaaactgatcctagattagTACTCTGATAGATCTGTGAATATGGGCTCAGATCTGATAATGGGGAGCTTTGTATCGATATTGGATCTCAACATACCTTCACATTTTCCACAGATTACGTTTTTCTGCAGGGCCAATTTCCTCTTGGTTCCATTGTACATCTCCTCCAGAGTCACAGTGAGCTGATGGACCACGTTCTTACCTAGACCAAACACACAATCATCACTACACAATAATATTTCGGTATCACAAATAACAGATAATGGGGCGGCTTCCTGGACACAGATCAGCCTAATCCTGAACTAAAAAGCTTTTTCGATGGACATTCTCCATTGGTCTTGCTTTCTAGTCCTGGACTAGTTTAAGCCTCATCTGTGTCATGGAAACCTCCCCAATATGAGACCGTACATTTGTGACATTAGTATTACCTCTCCTATCCCTCTGAGGCATTCTGCCTCCGCCTCCAAAGAACATGTTGAATATGTCCATAGGGGAACCTCCTCCCCCCATGCCCCCATCCTTGATAGCCTGCTCTCCACCCTGGTCGTAGAGGTCCCTCTTCTTGGGCTCTGACAGAACCTCATAGGCCTGAGATATCAGTTTgaactggaggggagagagagttatgTCAATATCATGCCAGCGGTTTTTGTTGCTTATAACACCGTAATAGCCAACTCCCATAACAATTGTAGCTAAATTTCAACATTCGTGCCTTTTACTGCAATAGCGAAGCTGGAATAGATTTTCCTTTCAATATTAGTGTGGACCGTCCTTATTTTTCAGTTTAACTGCCATATCAAAACAGCTAGTCAGTGTTAAATAATTTATCCTTGCTTCTCTGAAGAAATAAATCCTTATGCAACTACACTCATCTTAGGCTTCAGGCTAATTTTACAGTGAGCGAACAACTGAAGAGCAAACAGGTGCGTGTTATTTTCAGTGTTCCCCCAGTACATTTAAATCAGCCTAGAGCAGAGCTAAGGCTACAgttaggggtggtggtggtggtggtgctgcaaTCCCACCCTGGTctcagactagacgtaacatagtaaacgtttgttcagtataatttgaGTGTCCCCGGAACAAACACAAAATGCAACAAttgcaaagattttactgagttacagttcatacaaggaaatcagttaatttaaatacattcattaggcactaatctatggatttcacatgacctccataccaggcggtgtcagaggaaggccctaaaaatggtcaaagactccaaccaacctagtcatagactggcctctctgctaccgcatgtcAAGcaataccggagcgccaagtctaggtccaaaaggcttctaccctcaagccataagactcctgaacagctaatcaaataaaTGGCTACCGAGACTATTTGCGTTATCTCCCACCcccctttttacactgctgctactctggttattatctatgcatagtcactttaataactctacctacatgtatatcaaatcaaacttagtcacatgcgctgaatataACAAGTATAGACCttcccgtgaaatgcttacttacaatctcttaaccaacagtgcagctcaagaagagttaagaaaatatttaccaaataaactaaagtaaaataaaatacaacataGAAGCTAGATACAGGGGGAACCAAGTCAGtctgcaggggtacaggttagttgaggtaatttgtacatgtaggtaggggggaAGTGAGGTAGGTAGGGGAgaagcgccttacggtcagatgccgagcagttgccataccaggcggtgatgcaaccagtgaggatgctctcgatggtgcagctgtagaaccttttgaggatctggggacccatgccaaatctttacagtctcctgaggggaaaaatgttatgttgtgccctcttcacgactgtctggGTGTGTTTGCACCTGGTgtttttggaccatgatagttcattggtgacaccaaggaacttgaaactctcaacccgctccactacagccctgtcgatgttaatgggggcctgttcggcccgcctttttcctgtagtccacgatcagctccttagtcttgctcacattgagggagaggttgttgttcacACTGCCAGTTcgctgacctcctccttataggcggtctcattgttgtcggtgatcaggccttcagcaaacttaatgatggtgttggagttgtgtttggccacgcagtcgtggccAAACGCTCCCTTACCACCAGggagcagcccgtcaggaagtccaggatccagttgcaaagggaggtgtttagtaccaGGGTATTTAGCTTAGtgatattacctcaactaccctttgcccccgcacattgactctacgggtaccccctctatatcaaatcaaatttcaaatcaaatgtatagcccttcgtacatcagctgatatctcaaagtgctgtacagaaacccagcctaaaaccccaaacagcaagcaatgcaggtgtagaagcacggtggctaggaaaaactccctagaaaggccaaaacctaggaagaaacctagagaggaaccaggctatgtggggtgggcagtcctcttctggctgtgccgggtggagaggaaccaggctatgtggggtggccagtcctcttctggctgtgccgggtggagaggaaccaggctatgtggggtggccagtcctcttctggctgtgccgggtggagaggaaccaggctatgtggggtggccagtcctcatctggctgtgccgggtggagaggaaccaggctatgtggggtggccagtcctcttctggctgtgccgggtggagaggaaccaggctatgtggggtggccagtcctcttctggctgtgccgggtggagaggaaccaggctatgtggggtggccagtcctcttctggctgtgccgggtggagaggaaccaggctatgtggggtggccagtcctcttctggctgtgccggggggagattatatagcctcactactgttattttactgctgctctagcCATTTTTTACttaatgcagttaagaaaaataagtgttgttggttaagggcttgtaagtcagcatttcactgtaaggtctacaccggttttATTTGGCACTTGaaaaatacaattggatttgactGAGATTACAGATTTGCATCTGTTCGTCACAGATACCTAGGTAGggatgtggatcagaaaaccagtcagtatctggtgtgaccaccatttgcctcatgcagtgagacacatctccttcccatagagttgatcaggctgtttattGTGGTCTGTGGAACGTTGTCCCACTGCTCGTCGacggctgtgtgaagttgctggatattgtcaggaactggaacacgccgtcttacacgtcaatccagagcatcccaaacatgctcaatgggtgacatgtctggtgagtatgcaggccatggaagaactgggacattttcagcttccaggaatagtATACAGATCCTTgggacatggggccgtgcattatcaagCTGAGCTGGCTCAGGATCTCATTCCGGcatctctgtgtattcaaattgccatcgataaaatgcaatggtgtttgttgtccatagcttatgcctgcccatagataccataatcccaccatggggcactctgttcataacattgacgtcagcaaaccgctcgccaacACAACGCCTTACACgtacgtggtctgtggttgtgaggcctgtcagacgtactgccaaattctaaaACAATGTTGAAGGCAATTTACGGCAACAgatttggtggacattcctgcagtaagcatgccaattacacaccccatcaacttgagacatctgtggcattgagttgtgtgacaaaactgcacattttagagtggcattttattgtctccagcacaagatCTACCTGTGTAAtgagcgaaatgcttgtgcttctagttccgacaatgcagtaataaccaacaagtaatctagctaacaattccaaaactactaccttatagacacaagtgtaaggggaaaatgtatatgtacataaagatatatgaatgagtgatggtacagagcggcataggcaagatacagtagatggtattgagtacagtatatacatatgagatgagtatgtaaacaaagtggcatagttaaagtggctagtgatacatgtattacataaagatgcagtagatgatctagagtacagtatatacgtatacatatgagatgaataatgtaggctatgtaaacattatattaggtagcattgtttaaagtggctagtgatatatttttttatgtaacaTATTATACTTTTTTGGAATTCCGTAACAGTGTACGTTTTGCAAAGTCGTAACATAAAGTTACGAATGACATGTTGTATTGTCAtccgaaatgggtgatggacatccacaaatgaatacataccataagAAACATAtgatcatactaaatggagtgtctcgggtTATACGTAAAAAATCATATGAAATCCTCTGAGACCTGGTTGGCAACCCACACAGCGCCTTTCCCCGAGGTCCTTCCAGAAGGTTCCTTAATCACATGTCCCTGTCAGTCCTAGAAGCCATGTGCGCTGTTTAAAATAGACGTGTCTACAGGCCTGCTGCAGACAGTTAACTTACCTTCTCTCCTTCATTCGGGTTCTTGTCCGGGTGATATTTCAGTGCCAGTTTTCGGTATGCTTTTTTAATCTCGTCTGGTGTGGCTTTAGGGTTCACACCTAAAGTGTCATAGAAACCTGTCTCTTTAACCATCTTCGTGGCAGGATCTGTAGTAACTAACGGAGACGTGAGAATTAGATACACCAAATAAATGACTGTTTAGCTTAAAAGCAAGTAAGCTAACCCATCCCCCTCTCAGGGAAAAGAAAAGCCGAATACTGGCTACCAAAGTAGCTACAAATGCCGACAAGCTACAATGTTATGTTTCAAATAAATAGCCACATATACTAGTTGGCAACTAACGTTAACCTACTAAAACAAGAATATCGCCTAGTAATGCTAGTTAGTTGTTGTCTGGCTTTTATCGAAGCGCTTGTTCTAATGAACGGCAAATAatgaaaacaacacattacaattCCATAGTAAATAGTGTCTTTACCTTTCAGTAAACGTCCTGCTTCAATAGTGCCTCGGAGGAAGACGGCTGGTCCTTTATAAGGCGGACTGGGACCGAACTTTCTGGAGCGTCTTGTGACGCCCTAGACGAGTCTAGAAACAGCGGACTGGCCTGTCGATCAAAGCCCGGTCCACTTGGAGGGAGGTCCCGGGGAACGCAATTCGGGCCGCTCCTGCATATAATGCTGTAATGATAAATATTACTTTAATGATAAATAATACGGTAATGATAAATAATGCTGTAATGATAAATAATGCTGTAATGATAAATAATACGGTAATGATAAATAATGCTGTAATAATAAATAATACGGTAATGATAAATAATGCTGTAATGATAAATAATGCTGTAATGATAAATAATACGGTAATGATAAATAATGCTGTAATGATAAATAATGCTGTAATGATAAATAATACAGTAACGATAAATAATGCTGTAATGATAAATAATACGGTAATGATAAATAATACGGTAATGATAAATAATGCTGTAATGATAAATAATACAGTAACGATAAATAATGCTGTAATGATAAATAATACGGTAATGATAAATAATGCTGTAATGATAAATAATGCTGTAATGATAAATAATGCTGTAATGATAAATAATACGGTAATGATAAATAATACGGTAATGATAAATAATGCTGTAATAACCTACATTTTGTTTTCATTATTGTGATAGGCTCATGTTTTACTGGCACTGGCTTACCCACACTATTTCTGTACCAGACCTCTTTACTTTCTCACCTGGTTATTGTTTTCAAATGGGTATTATTGGCACTGGGAGATAAACTTAACACTAAATATACACATTTCCAGACATAAATGCACAAACAGTATTTTTGGCCATTTATTCCTCACTTTACTACCAGCAGTAGAGAACAATAGACTTGCTTTCTAATTTGAAGTGCATGATGGCGTTGACACTCTCGGGCCCGTCTACTGTGCATTCTAATTCAAATTCCAGCGCGTGAAAGCTCTTAAAAATACAATTTTCGATTGATTTAGTGGTTAAACGAACTTCACTTGAAAATCAAGAGAAAAAGCGGCAATAGTATTGTAATGAAACAACAGGGAGCAGGTCGAGGCGCGCTATCGACTGAGTCGATATCCGCTCTAATAAACCTAGGGTCGTTACAGtattgtttgtccattttgaaaaGCTATAGCCAATAGGCCTACACTTCCTCCTCAACAAAATCAGAATTTCTAAGGCAACTGAAGAATTTAGTCACGCCATTTTACAtgtaagatgtttggtgcagtatttttcaatgacaaaaaatgtaatgaaaacgACTCCTCTCTCGTTGAATGACCCTACTGTTGATCAATCACCCATGAAGGGGCGTAGACTACCAATCTCGTTTTGGCTCCAGAAAAAAATGTTGTGTGACCGAACAGCGAGAGGCATTAACTCTGGCCTAATGACAATcaccaactagctagctacattctttATAAACCACTAGGGTATATCAGCTACAACTCTCCCCATGTTCCTGAGCCAACAGGAGGCAGGTACTGTGAGACTAGCTACATTCTTTATAAACCACTAGGTATATCTGCTACAACTCTCCCCATGTTCCTGAGCCAACAGGAGGCAGGTACTGTGAGACTAGCTACATTCTTTATAAACCACTAGGTATATCTGCTACAACTCTCCCCATGTTCCTGAGCCAACAGGAGGCATGTACTGTGAGACTAGCTACATTCTTTATAAACCACTAGGTATATCTGCTACAACTCTCCCCATGTTCCTGAGCCAACAGGAGGCAGGTACTGTGAGACTAGCTACATTCTTTATAAACCACTAGGGTATATCTGCTACAACTCTCCCCATGTTCCTGAGCCAACAGGAGGCATGTACTGTGAGACTAGCTACATTCTTTATAAACCACTAGGGTATATCTGCTACAACTCTCCCCATGTTCCTGAGCCAACAGGAGGCAGGTACTGTGAGACTAGCTACATTCTTTATAAACCACTAGGGTATATCAGCTACAATTCTCCCCATGTTCCTGAGCCAACAGGAGGCATGTACTGTGAGACTAGCTACATTCTTTATAAACCACTAGGCTATATCTGCTACAACTCTCCTCATGTTCCTGAGCCAACAGGAGGCAGGTACTGTGAGACTAGCTAATTTATTTCAGTTCAGTGTCTAGCTAGAACCCAACTCAAGAATGTTCTCCAATCTGGCAACCTGGGACATGTGAGGACATCACTGGGTAAGAGGCACTACATGGTCAACTCCACGTCTATGGAAAGCCAAAAGGTTCAAATTGTCTTACCCAGAACACGTCTTAACACTTGTAATTATAATTAtcaagtcagggcattcatacttttTGCGCTTCGTGGAGCAGCCAAGAGCTGTTGTGagggaagttgtcaaggaagtgagtttgtgtttatacaggacctcccgcccccacctaccgtcaaccaatcatgtcaatgcggagctatacggaGTCCTCCGCAATGTTACAACATTTGGGAGGCGCACGAAAATGCGGTACGGAGCTCAATTTGACCTCTGCATGCCTCCGGGGCTCCGCAATTGTGTCACACCCACCATACAGAGCCTCCAACCACATTTTTGGCTTTAAGGCCTATTCAACTGCTGTCAATGCATTTAATACACACATTGCGCTTAATCATACTGTACATGCCATTGAAGATTGAGACAGTTGTCATTATTTAATACAAATAATGTGTTGAAAAATCGAACATTGGTACCCAAATGTTCAAAAAAATAACCAGAGTGCCACTGAACTATAGAGGCATAGGTTTGTTAAGCACTGTCTGTATATTATATTCATCCATCCTTAACAGGCTGATTACCTTTTGAGGATCAACACGTTCTGGAGGAAGAACAAAATGGTTTTGGTAAATCCAGAGCCTGTATCGATCACGTCTTCTCGGTCTGTACAATAATCAGACATAGATTACACAAAGAGAAGGATATTTTAGCCTATAGTTGATGGGAAATTTTTATCACGCAATCCAGTCTCTTTACAAAGTACCAATTGCTTGTGTGCGTGTTAATGAATATCGTACAGATTGGTTTCCCACACCCTGGGGTGTAAAACAAGGAGACGCCTCATCACCAACTTTGTTTACTATGTTTATAAATGAAGAAATtaagaaaataaatgaaatagTTAAATATTGGAGTAAGATATGATGATGAAATGCTAAGTATCCATTAATATGCTGATATTATTATTTTGATGGCAGAAACTGAACAAGACCTGCAGTCAATGACTTGGTGTTAAAGATGGAGACTCATGATCAACAagactaaaacacagataatgactTGGTGTTAAAGATGGACACAGACCACCAGATaaaccctggcattatgtggctgagtgatgaggacacagaccaccagataaaccctggcattatgtggctgagtgatgaggacaCAGACCACCAGATAAACCCTGGAATTaggtggctgagtgatgaggacacagaccaccagatataccctggcattatgtggctgagtgatgaggacacagaccaccagatataccctggtattatggggctgagtgatgaggacacagaccaccagatataccctggtattatgtggctgagtgatgaggacacagaccaccagatataccctggtattatggggCTGAATGATGAGgacacagaccaccagatataccctggtattatgtggctgagtgatgaggacacagaccaccagatataccctggtattatggggCTGAATGATGAGgacacagaccaccagatataccctggtattatgtggctgagtgatgaggacaCAGACcgccagatataccctggtattatggggctgagtgatgaggacacagaccaccagatataccctggtattatggggCTGAATGATGAGgacacagaccaccagatataacctggtattatgtggctgagtgatgaggacaCAGACcgccagatataccctggtattatggggCTGAGAAACCTAAATATTTTTTGTCCATTGTGTACTTTCGTTTGCGGAATATTTATATAAGGCCTGGAATAaaagaaaaagggctacctataaTTATATTCTGTGGtaaatggtgtgtgtatatagattgtgtataggcttgtctccCACATTAATCTTCT
Encoded here:
- the LOC139406271 gene encoding dnaJ homolog subfamily A member 4 isoform X2, translating into MGVGYYGVISNKNRWHDIDITLSPLQFKLISQAYEVLSEPKKRDLYDQGGEQAIKDGGMGGGGSPMDIFNMFFGGGGRMPQRDRRGKNVVHQLTVTLEEMYNGTKRKLALQKNVICGKCEGYGGKKGALQTCGSCKGRGVEIKVQQIGPGMIQQIQTMCAECQGEGERFNSKDRCKTCNGHKVERKKKILEVHIDKGMKGGQKIPFHGEGDQEPGLEPGDVVIVLDQQDHPVYQRQEDDLHMKMNIKLVEALCGFKKTIRTLDGRMLIITSSPGKVVKANDVRCVHNEGMPIHKDPYDRGQLIIQFQVEFPDKHWLPEHLLPQLEALLPPRDEQLISDDMEEVDLKEMDRSYSQQKSGSSGGGKPSFEDIDDDEGGGHGVQCQQQ
- the LOC139406271 gene encoding dnaJ homolog subfamily A member 4 isoform X1 — protein: MVKETGFYDTLGVNPKATPDEIKKAYRKLALKYHPDKNPNEGEKFKLISQAYEVLSEPKKRDLYDQGGEQAIKDGGMGGGGSPMDIFNMFFGGGGRMPQRDRRGKNVVHQLTVTLEEMYNGTKRKLALQKNVICGKCEGYGGKKGALQTCGSCKGRGVEIKVQQIGPGMIQQIQTMCAECQGEGERFNSKDRCKTCNGHKVERKKKILEVHIDKGMKGGQKIPFHGEGDQEPGLEPGDVVIVLDQQDHPVYQRQEDDLHMKMNIKLVEALCGFKKTIRTLDGRMLIITSSPGKVVKANDVRCVHNEGMPIHKDPYDRGQLIIQFQVEFPDKHWLPEHLLPQLEALLPPRDEQLISDDMEEVDLKEMDRSYSQQKSGSSGGGKPSFEDIDDDEGGGHGVQCQQQ